The DNA sequence CCGCAGCCTGTCGCCGGGGATGCCTAGCCCGCTGACGCAAAAACCAAGGTAGGGGATGCCTAGCCTGCCGAACACTGCCGTAGCGGACGCGCTGACCCGAGCCCCCGATAGCGTCTGTTTCCGGCTGTCCTGGCCTTGCCAGGGCGAGCACCATTCAGTAAGATTCGCCGTCTTATTTTCAGGGCGGCCCCTGAGGCTATAACGAATGAAGACTTTTACTGCTAAACCGGAAACCGTCAAGCGCGACTGGTTCGTCGTCGACGCTGCCGGCCAGACCCTGGGTCGTCTGGCAACCGAAATCGCTAGCCGCCTGCGTGGCAAGCACAAGGCGGAATACACCCCTCACGTCGATACCGGTGACTACATCGTTGTTATCAATGCTGAGCAAGTGCGTGTTACCGGTGCGAAAACCACCGACAAGATGTACTACTCTCACTCCGGCTTCCCGGGTGGCATCAAATCGATCAACTTCGAGAAGCTGATCGCCAAGGCGCCAGAGCGT is a window from the Pseudomonas sp. MTM4 genome containing:
- the rplM gene encoding 50S ribosomal protein L13 — its product is MKTFTAKPETVKRDWFVVDAAGQTLGRLATEIASRLRGKHKAEYTPHVDTGDYIVVINAEQVRVTGAKTTDKMYYSHSGFPGGIKSINFEKLIAKAPERVIETAVKGMLPKNPLGRDMYRKLKVYKGANHPHTAQQPQELKI